One window from the genome of Rhizoctonia solani chromosome 15, complete sequence encodes:
- a CDS encoding pectate lyase, protein MFVIGSLAAVLFASKGALAVGSALGFATGTTGGAAAAPATPTSTTQLASWLSDGTARTIVLDRTYDFTDTQGSTTATGCKPWTCSPNPQLAINANNWCSSTAAQVSVTYKNAGTSGLPVGSNKTILGKGTSGWIKGKGLKLAGSKNVIIQNIRISDINHQYVWGGDAIDLQGATNVWIDHNYFNRVGRQFIVTHFDPSTKVTISNNYFDGRSDYSTGCDKHHYWAFLMLGKGDQITFARNHVYYTAGRGPHIGGTSGNSQLLHMYNNYFNDITGHALDADVGATVLAEGNYFNNVKTPSTGNANGSVFAPTSSTMADQCSSALGRKCVLNTLSGSGTLPNAAKNGIISQFTASVIKSASLMDQSSVPSYVLANAGTGKVN, encoded by the exons ATGTTTGTCATCGGATCTTTGGCTGCTGTCCTTTTTGCTTCCAAGGGCGCCTTGGCCGTCGGCAGTGCTCTCGGTTTTGCTACTGGTACAACCGGGGGTGCGGCTGCTGCACCTGCTACTCCTACTTCGACCACTCAGCTGGCCAGTTG GTTGTCGGATGGTACCGCTCGTACCATCGTCCTTGATAGGACCTACGATTTCACCGACACCCAG GGCTCTACTACTGCAACTGGCTGCAAGCCCTGGACTTGCTCTCCTAACCCACAGCTTGCTATCAATGCAAACAACTGGTGTTCTTCAACTGCTGCCCAG GTCTCGGTTACATACAAAAACGCCGGTACATCAGGTCTGCCAGTGGGTTCAAACAAGACGATCCTCGGGAAGGGTACTTCCGGGTGGAT CAAGGGCAAAGGTCTTAAACTTGCTGGTAGCAAGAATGTTATCATCCAAAACATCCGTATTTCCGACATTAACCATCAATATGTCTGGGGTGGTGACGCTATTGACCTCCAGGGTGCTACCAATGTCTGG ATCGACCATAACTAC TTCAATCGTGTTGGTCGCCAATTCATAGTCACG CACTTCGATCCgagcaccaaagtcaccaTCTCCAATAACTACTTTGATGGAAGGTC CGACTACTC TACTGGATGTGACA AGCATCACTACTGGGCCTTCCTAATGCTTGGCAAGGGAGACCAGATTACCTTTGCACGCAACCA CGTTTACTATACGGC TGGTCGTGGACCTCATATTGGCGGTACCTCTGGCAACAGCC AACTTTTGCATATGTACAATAA CTATTTCAACGATATTACCGGTCATGCTCTTGATGCCGATGTTGGTGCTACCGTCTTAGCTGAGGGCAACTACTTTAACAAC GTCAAAACCCCCTCGACTGGAAATGCGAATGGATCCGTCTTTGCCcccacctcctccaccatGGCTGACCAATGCTCGAGCGCTCTCGGAAGGAAGTGCGTCCTGAACACCCT CTCCGGATCTGGCACCCTGCCTAACGCGGCGAAGAACGGTATTATTTCTCAATTTACTGCT TCTGTTATCAAGAGCGCCTCGCTGATGGACCAGTCCTCTGTCCCCTCTTATGTCTTGGCTAATGCGGGTACCGGTAAGGTCAACTAA
- a CDS encoding F-box-like protein, with the protein MLPAPPAPVISSEDVQVGNIIIEAIKMTGDANVPRGVRTFFGFVDHPETWSGPSENGEFVPRATSHPWPLAPGSTFQRGIPAAALHTDLSEMKAQDIPARGMTMAGLMRVADTGFSNPKWASATVHIVSRREIRVMLLDGHHVTTFYKVQKSMFEPMN; encoded by the exons ATGCTTCCTGCTCCTCCTGCTCCAGTTATCTCTTCCGAGGATGTTCAAGTAGGGAACATCATTATTGAGGCAATTAAAATGACCG GGGATGCAAACGTACCTCGTGGTGTTCGTACGTTTTTCGGATTTGTAGATCATCCTGAAACATGGAGTGGACCGTCTGAGAATGGTGAATTTGTGCCGAGAGCTACGTCTCACCCATGGCCTCTTGCTCCTGGATCTACCTTCCAGAGAGGGATACCGGCGGCAGCGCTCCATACCGACTTGTCGGAGATGAAAGCCCAAGATATACCGGCTCGAGGTATGACCATGGCCGGTCTCATGCGTGTGGCCGATACTGGATTCTCAAACCCCAAATGGGCCAGTGCAACGGTTCACATTGTGAGCAGACGTGAGATCAGAGTGATGCTATTGGACGGTCATCATGTCACAACCTTCTATAAAGTACAAAAATCGATGTTTGAGCCTATGAATTGA
- a CDS encoding F-box-like protein translates to MESLPTELLTTCFAYLEPHDLMNVLSVSRTLRSAASHDALWRSHCEHVYNKGSQDILGWRPVESFIGLKCHLVWRRLAILEPYLGWWMSIDELPAGSVMRIWVDGLTLVVSSVLPAATAPSTSIPETLALTNTMDYIVALTVRRGLASPLYIDAQNVCLDQWSAKQSVQWLQEGPSRIMHQPHRIQNFYVSNKFKANSPSQQQPLKWTFRNSPSLVNAITHEDIVYDEEGYAIVKSVPTLSFPRVNPRGLSLVSLHHSKNLTLQLLSPVGRGSRPTEKFMAVNSYTYTREELMSMI, encoded by the coding sequence ATGGAATCTCTTCCAACAGAGCTATTGACCACATGCTTCGCATACCTTGAGCCCCATGATTTGATGAATGTCTTATCTGTGTCAAGGACACTGCGTAGCGCGGCATCTCATGATGCGCTATGGCGGTCTCATTGTGAACATGTCTACAATAAGGGCTCGCAAGACATTCTCGGCTGGCGCCCCGTTGAAAGTTTCATCGGACTCAAGTGTCACTTGGTTTGGCGAAGGCTCGCCATTTTAGAGCCTTATCTTGGCTGGTGGATGTCTATCGACGAACTCCCAGCTGGCAGTGTTATGAGAATATGGGTTGATGGACTCACACTTGTTGTTTCCTCTGTTTTACCAGCAGCGACAGCACCCTCAACTTCAATTCCCGAAACTCTCGCTCTCACCAACACGATGGATTACATTGTTGCACTGACCGTTCGAAGAGGGCTTGCGAGCCCTCTATATATTGATGCTCAGAATGTCTGCCTAGACCAGTGGTCAGCTAAACAGTCAGTACAGTGGCTTCAGGAGGGTCCTTCCAGGATTATGCACCAGCCTCATCGAATACAAAACTTTTATGTTTCAAACAAATTCAAGGCAAATTCCCCATCTCAGCAGCAGCCTTTGAAATGGACATTCCGCAACTCACCTAGTCTTGTCAATGCAATAACACATGAAGATATAGTTTATGACGAAGAAGGCTATGCTATCGTCAAGTCTGTCCCGACCCTTTCGTTCCCTAGGGTCAATCCCCGCGGCCTTTCGTTGGTATCCCTTCACCATTCGAAGAATCTGACTCTTCAACTCTTATCGCCGGTGGGGCGTGGATCGCGTCCTACGGAGAAGTTCATGGCTGTGAATTCTTACACATACACGCGCGAAGAATTAATGAGCATGATTTAA
- a CDS encoding Retrotransposon-derived protein PEG10 has translation MEPEPSPSALLEAITALTATVGSLQDQIRAQSQQIVELRAICKETADLLGDKDQGAAQAKPGPLTGPAWTQGPIQAFQRTGFDSEEEEEPRRPKKEPQGTPRRHLGSLTPLTQGRHQGPQSHPVARQNDALGSSPPDQFDKEEQMVVWILYHMTDKAADWALPIIGAIIKGEGNPPTTIQALTGKFKEAFANPDAKRAAARKIAALSQTTTTSEYVTEFRNLMAELDWNEEAYIAQFTRGLHWKVKELLSTKDSVPDELEAIFAASITIDNIRRENEENRPKKAPAKSPATVATTSTTTTQRVRLSEDPNYVTPEERDRRCASGLCVKCGQKGHGIKQCPNGWKATIKEVAKVAEEEGLGKE, from the exons atggaaccagagccgtccccttccgctctcctcgaggctatcacagccctcacagccaccgtcGGGTCCCTACAGGATCAAATCCGAGCCCAGAGCCAACAGATTGTTGAGCtcagggccatatgcaaggagaccgcagacctccttggggataaagaccaaggagcagcccaagccaagcctggcccattgactgggcct gcctggactcaaggccccattcagGCCTTCCAGAGAACCGGGTTTGActcggaggaagaggaagaaccaaggcgccccaaaaaggagcctcaaggaacgcctaggaggCATCTAGGGTCCCTaacccctttgacgcagg ggagacaccaggggccgcaaagccacccagtggctagacagaatgatgctctgggtagcTCTCCACCGGACCAATTCgacaaggaggagcagatggttgtgtggatcctctaccacatgaccgaTAAGGCCGCagactgggcgctccccatcattggggcaatcatcaagggagaagggaaccctcctaccaccatccaggccctaacgggcaaattcaaagaggcgTTTGCCaatccagatgccaagagggccgccgccaggaaaattgcggcactctcccaaaccaccacaacctccgagtacgtcacggagttccgcaatctcatggcggaattagactggaacgaggaAGCCTACatcgcgcagttcacgcgaggcctccactggaaggtgaaggaatTGCTATCAACCAAAGATAGCGTTCCTGACGAACTCGAAGCAATTTTCGCGGCTTCCATAACAATTGACAACATACGCCGCgaaaacgaggagaaccgcccgaAGAAGGCacccgccaagtccccggccaccgtggccactacctccactaccaccacacaacgggtccgcctatcgGAAGACCCTAATTAcgttaccccggaggaaagggaccgccgctgcgcgtctggcctttgtgtcaagtgcggtcaaaaagggcatggcatcaagcAGTGCCCTAACGGTTGGAAGGCCACCATCAAGGAGGTAGCCAAGgtggcagaagaagaagggttgggaaaagagtag